One Candidatus Binatia bacterium genomic region harbors:
- the atpG gene encoding ATP synthase F1 subunit gamma: protein MANLKAIRKRVATVKNTQKITKAMKMVAAAKLRRAQAAALSSRPYGEKLEGMVHHLLGRAAGETQHPLMQLPEQSKRLMIIFVTSDRGLCGGYNANLFRDLEKFTATREEELSYYVVGRKGVDALKNTGVTARESVGMPAVQDAPTVARDIARQAQRMFLEGEIDDVRIVYSAFKSTMTQTPAVEELLPLRAAAEDEPGSQSGHDYIFEPNPLEIIATLLPRLIEVRVLHALLEAGASELAARMTAMDSATRNASEVIERLTLEMNRARQAQITTELMEIISGAEALNG from the coding sequence ATGGCGAATCTGAAGGCCATCCGTAAGCGCGTAGCTACGGTCAAGAACACGCAGAAGATCACCAAGGCCATGAAGATGGTTGCGGCGGCCAAGCTGCGTCGCGCTCAGGCTGCCGCTCTCTCTTCCCGACCCTACGGGGAAAAGTTGGAGGGGATGGTGCACCACCTTCTCGGTCGGGCAGCGGGAGAGACCCAGCATCCCTTGATGCAGCTTCCCGAGCAGAGCAAGCGGCTGATGATCATTTTTGTGACGAGCGACCGCGGTTTATGCGGCGGCTACAACGCCAACTTGTTTCGCGATCTGGAAAAGTTCACCGCAACCCGAGAGGAAGAGCTCTCGTACTATGTGGTGGGCCGCAAAGGTGTGGACGCATTGAAGAATACCGGGGTGACGGCTCGCGAGTCCGTGGGGATGCCCGCCGTCCAGGACGCACCGACCGTCGCTCGCGATATCGCCCGGCAAGCACAACGAATGTTTCTCGAAGGCGAGATAGACGATGTCCGCATTGTCTACTCAGCTTTTAAATCGACGATGACCCAAACACCTGCAGTGGAAGAACTTCTTCCCTTGCGGGCTGCAGCAGAAGACGAACCCGGTTCACAGAGTGGACACGATTACATCTTCGAACCCAACCCTCTGGAAATCATCGCAACTCTTCTCCCCCGCTTGATTGAAGTGCGTGTTCTCCACGCACTCCTCGAAGCGGGTGCCAGTGAACTCGCCGCGAGAATGACGGCGATGGACTCGGCCACCCGAAACGCCTCGGAAGTGATCGAACGGCTCACTCTGGAAATGAACCGTGCGCGTCAGGCGCAGATCACAACCGAACTCATGGAGATCATCAGCGGAGCCGAGGCTCTAAACGGTTAG
- a CDS encoding ParB/RepB/Spo0J family partition protein, with product MRRALGKGIGALIPTAGTRGSTDGLPTASGAAAAVATAPATVAESDPQDQVRSISIERIVPNPRQPRTLFTEEHLEDLTRSIREQGVLQPILVRTGTNGTYELIAGERRWRASQRAGKTEIPALVREFADEESLVVALVENVQRADLGPIEEARAFRALIAEFALTQEEVSDRVGKSRSAIANTLRLLNLPESTQTEITAGRISAGHARAILALESEQARESLTAEILRRNLSVRDTEKAAKTARGTKTSQRRDPDVVRLEEDLSRTLGTKVGIQLRGDAGKGRVEIAFFSNDDLGRLSDILLAAGRRSQPLT from the coding sequence ATGCGAAGGGCTTTAGGAAAGGGAATCGGAGCATTGATTCCGACAGCAGGGACAAGGGGTTCGACCGATGGTCTCCCCACGGCCTCGGGTGCAGCCGCGGCGGTGGCGACAGCGCCTGCGACGGTCGCCGAAAGCGATCCTCAGGATCAAGTGCGATCGATCTCCATTGAGCGGATCGTACCCAACCCAAGGCAGCCACGGACACTCTTTACCGAAGAGCACCTCGAGGACCTCACCCGATCCATCCGCGAACAGGGTGTGCTGCAGCCAATTCTCGTCCGGACCGGCACCAATGGCACCTATGAGCTGATTGCGGGTGAACGTCGATGGCGCGCAAGCCAGCGTGCCGGGAAGACCGAAATCCCGGCGCTCGTGCGAGAGTTCGCCGATGAGGAAAGCCTCGTCGTGGCTCTGGTCGAGAACGTGCAGCGTGCCGACCTCGGTCCGATCGAGGAGGCTCGAGCTTTCCGTGCGCTGATCGCTGAATTCGCCCTGACTCAGGAAGAGGTTTCCGATCGGGTCGGCAAGAGTCGCTCGGCGATCGCCAACACTCTCCGGCTCCTGAACCTGCCCGAGAGCACCCAAACCGAGATCACTGCAGGTCGAATCAGCGCCGGCCATGCGCGCGCGATCCTCGCTTTGGAAAGCGAGCAGGCCCGCGAATCACTGACAGCTGAAATTCTGCGCCGGAACCTCTCGGTCCGCGACACGGAGAAAGCAGCCAAAACAGCCCGCGGAACCAAAACCAGCCAACGGCGCGACCCAGACGTCGTCCGGCTCGAAGAGGATCTGAGCCGGACCCTGGGCACGAAAGTCGGGATTCAACTGCGTGGCGATGCCGGTAAAGGCCGGGTCGAGATTGCGTTTTTCTCGAATGACGACCTCGGCCGCTTGAGCGATATCCTGCTGGCCGCCGGTCGCCGCTCCCAACCCTTGACCTGA
- a CDS encoding polymer-forming cytoskeletal protein produces the protein MAGTGAAEQRSELGGGRETALLGKGTRISGKLSFEGMARIEGEVEGEIIANGTLMIGASAVVNAQISATHVVIHGNVTGDIRATKKLEIRSPGKLFGNVITPSVVIEEGVVFEGHCSMGAAEERGKKVTLLAGDDKPAATETARAKGQS, from the coding sequence ATGGCAGGAACAGGCGCGGCAGAACAGAGATCCGAGCTCGGAGGAGGGCGCGAAACCGCCCTTTTGGGCAAGGGCACGCGTATTTCCGGCAAGCTCTCGTTTGAAGGAATGGCGCGCATCGAGGGGGAGGTCGAGGGTGAGATCATCGCCAACGGCACCCTGATGATCGGGGCCTCGGCGGTTGTAAACGCCCAGATCTCGGCCACCCACGTCGTCATTCACGGCAATGTGACCGGGGATATCCGTGCCACCAAGAAACTCGAGATCCGCTCCCCCGGGAAGCTTTTCGGAAACGTGATCACCCCCAGTGTGGTTATCGAAGAAGGTGTCGTGTTCGAGGGACATTGCTCGATGGGTGCCGCCGAGGAACGTGGCAAGAAGGTCACTCTCCTCGCAGGCGACGACAAACCCGCCGCGACAGAAACCGCGCGCGCCAAGGGACAGAGCTAG
- a CDS encoding ATP synthase F0 subunit B yields the protein MLELPPKLGFYVEIVVFFAFAWIMIPLILRPTLEVLARRAEKTSGAQAEALAMRDEVTAMGEAFEKSLNDARLAGASGGDQIRREAEASERQMLDAARKDALQTLESIRAEIASETDEARNSLNSQSNDLAKVAANKILGRQVSA from the coding sequence ATGCTCGAACTACCCCCAAAGCTTGGGTTCTACGTCGAAATCGTAGTCTTCTTCGCCTTCGCCTGGATCATGATTCCGCTGATTCTCCGCCCGACGCTTGAAGTCCTTGCCCGCCGGGCCGAAAAGACCAGCGGCGCGCAGGCCGAAGCTCTCGCCATGCGCGACGAGGTCACGGCGATGGGAGAGGCCTTCGAGAAATCATTGAATGATGCTCGACTCGCTGGCGCCAGTGGCGGAGATCAGATCCGTCGCGAAGCCGAAGCCTCGGAACGGCAAATGCTCGATGCTGCTCGCAAGGATGCCCTGCAAACTCTGGAATCCATTCGCGCCGAGATCGCGTCCGAGACCGACGAAGCGCGCAACTCCCTGAATTCACAATCAAACGACCTCGCCAAAGTCGCCGCAAACAAGATCCTCGGACGTCAGGTGAGCGCATGA
- a CDS encoding ATP synthase F0 subunit B gives MKKLIAGFLALQASLDSSWVSSAGAAGGGGGHEASWSMTLWGFANFGIFVLILWKFAWPFVVEYLQTRRLETIQALEAAATAKSEAEALKADFESKMASLETEAAKAREELLEIARREAAKALAHAEATADRLRKDARLLADQEVARAKRSLQEESAHLITKVAGEIVTREMSDDDQKRFVGEFLKDTEAGS, from the coding sequence ATGAAAAAGCTGATCGCAGGATTCCTTGCCCTTCAGGCCAGCCTGGACTCGAGTTGGGTCTCGTCGGCAGGCGCTGCCGGTGGGGGCGGGGGCCACGAAGCCAGCTGGTCGATGACCCTTTGGGGCTTCGCCAACTTCGGGATCTTCGTACTCATTCTCTGGAAGTTCGCCTGGCCCTTCGTTGTCGAGTACCTGCAGACCCGCCGCCTGGAAACGATTCAGGCGCTGGAAGCAGCAGCAACCGCCAAGAGCGAGGCCGAAGCCTTGAAGGCCGACTTCGAAAGCAAGATGGCCTCACTCGAGACCGAAGCAGCCAAGGCCCGTGAGGAGCTTCTGGAAATCGCCCGACGCGAGGCAGCCAAGGCTCTCGCTCACGCAGAGGCAACGGCAGATCGCCTGCGGAAGGATGCCCGCCTCCTGGCCGACCAGGAGGTCGCGCGAGCAAAGCGATCCCTGCAAGAAGAAAGCGCGCATCTCATCACCAAGGTTGCCGGCGAAATCGTGACCCGCGAAATGTCCGACGACGACCAGAAGCGCTTCGTTGGCGAATTCCTGAAGGACACGGAGGCCGGATCATGA
- the atpH gene encoding ATP synthase F1 subunit delta — protein sequence MNGALDKRYARALAGAARSANRLEEVAGELASASEWLQDPELGAALASPIIAADARDKLLAELSASLKLSELTQNFLALLVANHRINEIVGIDRSYRDLVDKELGRVRGELRTARPLPDASTEEIRSGLSKAHGLEVLLNTETDASLVGGLTVEIEGRVYDGSVRTQLVELARALTRGEGAS from the coding sequence ATGAATGGTGCTCTCGACAAGCGCTATGCGCGCGCACTGGCCGGGGCAGCCCGGAGCGCGAATCGCCTCGAGGAAGTCGCCGGAGAACTCGCGTCCGCCTCTGAATGGCTTCAGGATCCGGAACTCGGAGCGGCTCTCGCATCCCCGATTATCGCCGCCGATGCCCGAGACAAACTTCTCGCCGAGCTCTCTGCTTCCCTGAAGCTCTCGGAACTGACGCAAAATTTTCTCGCCCTGCTGGTCGCGAACCATCGCATCAATGAAATTGTCGGCATCGATCGTTCCTATCGAGACCTTGTCGACAAGGAGCTCGGTCGCGTCCGCGGTGAGCTTCGAACCGCTCGCCCGCTTCCCGATGCGAGTACAGAAGAAATTCGTTCCGGACTCTCCAAGGCACACGGCCTGGAGGTCCTCCTCAACACCGAAACCGATGCATCCCTGGTCGGCGGACTTACGGTAGAAATCGAAGGTCGAGTCTATGACGGCAGCGTACGCACGCAGCTTGTCGAGCTCGCACGTGCCCTCACCCGAGGAGAGGGCGCCAGCTGA
- a CDS encoding class I SAM-dependent methyltransferase: MKQLDEKQAARPENSGFSLSERDFLARHLPASLNADLTQIAPLLSHHLDELSLWAPRLNLVGEGTRDEWLRRHFLDSLLAVEPLRERFGSSIGRLMDIGSGAGFPGLPLAAALRPEETVLVEPRQRRAHFLRSVLRRWKRDDVRVENLRLEATAGLMNVDVLVSRATFSDVGDLLEGSLPLLRPGGLVMVLCSASAPKVELRAGLEHFEDLSPFRYVLPESDREHELRFWRRFPDSA; this comes from the coding sequence GTGAAACAATTGGACGAAAAGCAGGCTGCAAGGCCGGAAAACTCAGGATTCTCGCTCTCAGAGCGGGATTTCCTCGCCCGGCACCTTCCGGCATCCCTCAACGCGGACCTCACCCAGATCGCTCCACTGCTTTCACATCACCTCGACGAGCTCTCGCTGTGGGCACCGCGACTGAATCTGGTGGGCGAGGGGACTCGAGATGAATGGCTGCGCCGCCACTTCCTCGACAGTCTTTTGGCTGTCGAGCCGCTACGCGAGCGGTTTGGCAGCTCGATCGGTCGCTTGATGGATATCGGCAGCGGGGCGGGTTTCCCGGGCCTGCCTCTGGCCGCAGCACTTCGTCCTGAGGAGACGGTGCTCGTCGAGCCCCGCCAGCGCAGGGCGCATTTTCTCAGGTCGGTTTTACGGCGATGGAAGCGTGACGACGTCCGCGTGGAAAATCTCCGACTTGAGGCGACCGCCGGCTTGATGAACGTGGATGTTCTCGTCTCCCGCGCCACCTTCTCGGACGTCGGCGATCTTCTCGAGGGCAGCCTGCCCCTCCTCCGCCCTGGAGGCCTGGTCATGGTCCTCTGCTCGGCATCCGCGCCGAAAGTCGAACTGCGAGCGGGGCTCGAGCATTTCGAGGATCTGTCGCCGTTTCGTTACGTACTGCCCGAAAGCGACCGGGAACATGAGTTGCGGTTTTGGCGAAGGTTCCCGGATTCCGCATAG
- a CDS encoding F0F1 ATP synthase subunit epsilon, translating to MRLQIVTPDRAVLDQEVEEVYAPGTNGEFGILPQHITFLTSLDVGVLRYRAEGKDDFVAISGGLTEVLDDSITVLADAAERRDDIDVDRARVAEEAALEGIEELLPGTPEHDDCLASLRRAQNRASVAGISAN from the coding sequence ATGCGTTTGCAGATCGTCACACCGGACAGGGCCGTTCTCGATCAGGAAGTCGAGGAGGTCTATGCGCCGGGCACCAATGGGGAATTCGGCATTCTTCCGCAACATATTACTTTCCTCACCTCGCTCGACGTCGGCGTCCTGCGCTATCGTGCCGAGGGCAAGGATGATTTTGTGGCGATTTCCGGCGGGCTCACCGAAGTTCTGGACGATTCCATAACCGTTCTCGCCGATGCAGCCGAGCGTCGCGACGATATTGATGTCGACCGCGCCCGGGTCGCCGAGGAAGCCGCTCTGGAAGGAATCGAAGAATTGCTTCCGGGAACACCGGAGCACGATGACTGCCTGGCCTCGCTGAGAAGGGCCCAAAACCGCGCAAGCGTGGCGGGTATTTCCGCAAACTGA
- the atpA gene encoding F0F1 ATP synthase subunit alpha, whose amino-acid sequence MAIRAAEISDILRQQLEEYGKSLEVRETGTVLSTGDGIARIYGLERAAVGELLEFPNNIYGMVLNLDEDNVGAALFGEAHEVGEGNEVKRTGRIAEVPVGPELRGRVVNALGQPIDGKGEISSGQNRRIEIKAPGIVKRQPVTEPMQTGLKAIDALIPIGRGQRELIIGDRQTGKTAVAIDTILNQKGGDVTCIYVAVGQKRSTVAQVVDRLTKEGAMEYTIVVAATASESAPLQFIAPYTGCTMGEYFRDNGQHALVIYDDLSKQAVAYRQLSLLLRRPPGREAYPGDVFYLHSRLLERAAKMSDAEGGGSLTALPIIETQEGDVAAYIPTNVISITDGQIFLETDLFNSGVRPAVNPGISVSRVGGSAQVKGMRQVAGSLRLDLAQFRELESFAQFGSDLDAATQQQLVRGSRLIEILKQKQYEPLPVEKQIMIIFAANGGFLDDINESDLAAFESELYAYTETKDESLLNDIREQSKLDDALEGRLEKVIADFKNVFVK is encoded by the coding sequence ATGGCGATTCGCGCCGCAGAAATCAGCGACATCCTCCGCCAGCAGCTTGAGGAATACGGAAAGTCCCTCGAAGTGCGGGAAACCGGAACCGTTCTCTCGACCGGTGACGGCATTGCTCGTATTTACGGGCTCGAACGCGCAGCTGTGGGTGAGCTGCTGGAATTCCCCAACAATATCTACGGCATGGTTCTGAACCTTGACGAAGACAACGTCGGTGCCGCTCTCTTTGGAGAAGCTCACGAAGTCGGGGAGGGCAATGAAGTCAAACGAACCGGCCGCATTGCCGAGGTACCCGTCGGTCCGGAGCTGCGTGGCCGTGTGGTCAATGCTCTCGGTCAACCCATCGATGGCAAGGGCGAGATCTCTTCGGGCCAGAATCGCCGAATTGAAATCAAGGCGCCAGGCATCGTCAAGCGCCAGCCTGTAACCGAGCCCATGCAGACCGGCTTGAAGGCAATCGATGCCTTGATTCCCATCGGTCGGGGCCAGCGCGAGCTGATCATTGGCGATCGCCAGACCGGCAAGACCGCTGTCGCGATCGACACCATTCTGAACCAGAAGGGTGGAGACGTTACCTGTATCTACGTTGCTGTCGGCCAGAAACGGTCCACCGTAGCGCAGGTTGTGGACCGTCTGACCAAAGAAGGCGCGATGGAGTACACCATCGTTGTCGCCGCCACCGCCTCGGAGTCAGCACCACTTCAGTTCATCGCACCCTATACGGGATGCACGATGGGCGAATACTTCCGAGACAATGGTCAGCACGCACTGGTCATTTACGATGATCTCTCCAAGCAGGCCGTTGCCTACCGCCAGCTCTCCCTTCTGCTCCGACGTCCTCCGGGCCGCGAAGCCTACCCGGGAGATGTGTTCTATCTTCACTCCCGTCTCCTCGAACGCGCCGCCAAAATGTCCGACGCCGAGGGCGGTGGCTCGCTGACAGCTCTTCCGATTATTGAAACCCAGGAAGGTGATGTCGCTGCCTATATCCCGACCAACGTGATTTCGATCACCGATGGTCAGATCTTCCTCGAAACTGATCTCTTCAACTCAGGCGTGCGACCCGCTGTGAACCCGGGTATCTCGGTTTCTCGCGTCGGTGGTTCGGCGCAGGTGAAGGGTATGCGGCAAGTCGCCGGCTCCCTGCGACTCGATCTGGCCCAGTTTCGTGAGTTGGAATCCTTTGCGCAATTCGGATCCGATCTCGACGCAGCCACGCAGCAACAATTGGTGCGTGGTAGCCGACTGATCGAGATCCTGAAGCAAAAGCAATACGAGCCTCTCCCGGTCGAGAAACAGATCATGATCATCTTCGCCGCCAACGGCGGTTTCCTCGATGATATCAACGAATCGGATCTGGCTGCATTCGAAAGCGAGCTCTACGCCTACACGGAGACCAAGGACGAGTCGCTCCTGAATGATATTCGGGAACAGAGCAAACTCGATGATGCGCTCGAGGGTCGCCTCGAAAAAGTCATCGCTGACTTCAAGAACGTTTTCGTGAAATAA
- the atpD gene encoding F0F1 ATP synthase subunit beta yields the protein MSNNIGRITQVVGPVVDVEFPEGTLPQIFNALAITNPALGDEEGNLIVEVAQHLGERTVRCIAMDETEGLTRGIEAKDTGSGISVPVGEGTLGRILNVLGKPVDEAGPVAATIHRDIHQPAPEFIDQATEVQAFETGIKVVDLLAPYSRGGKIGLFGGAGVGKTVLIMELINNVAKQHGGYSVFGGVGERTREGNDLWLEMKESGVIDRTALVYGQMNEPPGARARVALSALTVAEHFRDEEGKDVLLFIDNIFRFTQANSEVSALLGRMPSAVGYQPTLATDLGELQERITTTRKGSITSVQAIYVPADDLTDPAPATTFAHLDATTVLSRAISERGIYPAVDPLDSTSRILDPNILGEEHYQVARDVQEILQRYKDLQDIIAILGMDELSEEDKLVVSRARKVERFLSQPFFVAESFTGFGGKYVKLADTISGFKELCSGKYDDIPEQAFYMVGTIEEAIEKAKTLTEG from the coding sequence ATGTCGAACAACATTGGTCGCATTACACAGGTCGTCGGTCCCGTGGTGGACGTTGAGTTCCCCGAGGGCACCTTGCCCCAAATCTTCAACGCTCTGGCCATTACCAACCCGGCTCTCGGTGATGAAGAGGGGAACCTCATTGTCGAAGTCGCACAGCATTTGGGCGAACGCACCGTCCGCTGCATTGCGATGGACGAGACGGAAGGTCTGACTCGAGGCATTGAGGCCAAGGATACCGGCTCGGGGATTTCGGTTCCCGTAGGCGAGGGTACCCTCGGTCGCATTCTGAACGTCCTCGGAAAGCCCGTGGACGAGGCTGGCCCTGTCGCGGCAACCATCCACCGCGACATTCACCAACCCGCCCCCGAGTTCATCGATCAGGCCACCGAGGTGCAGGCTTTTGAAACCGGCATCAAGGTTGTCGACCTTCTCGCACCTTACTCACGAGGCGGAAAGATCGGATTGTTTGGTGGCGCTGGAGTCGGCAAGACCGTTCTGATCATGGAGCTCATCAACAACGTTGCCAAGCAACACGGTGGTTACTCCGTGTTTGGCGGCGTCGGCGAAAGAACTCGCGAAGGTAACGACCTCTGGCTGGAGATGAAGGAGTCCGGAGTCATCGACCGAACCGCTTTGGTCTACGGCCAGATGAACGAGCCTCCGGGTGCTCGCGCCCGTGTCGCACTCTCGGCCCTCACCGTGGCCGAGCATTTCCGTGACGAAGAAGGCAAGGACGTACTTCTCTTCATTGATAATATCTTCCGTTTCACCCAGGCCAACTCCGAGGTATCGGCCCTGCTCGGTCGCATGCCCAGCGCCGTCGGCTACCAGCCGACTCTCGCCACCGATTTGGGTGAACTGCAGGAACGAATCACCACGACCCGTAAAGGCTCGATCACTTCCGTGCAGGCGATTTACGTCCCCGCCGATGATCTGACCGACCCGGCGCCGGCGACCACTTTCGCTCACCTCGACGCAACAACCGTTCTCTCGCGTGCCATCTCCGAGCGTGGAATTTATCCGGCCGTCGATCCTCTCGATTCCACCTCACGAATTCTCGACCCCAATATTCTCGGCGAAGAGCACTATCAGGTCGCACGTGATGTTCAGGAAATCCTGCAGCGTTACAAGGATCTCCAGGACATCATCGCCATTTTGGGAATGGACGAGCTCTCCGAGGAAGACAAGCTTGTCGTTTCTCGTGCTCGCAAGGTCGAGCGTTTTCTTTCCCAGCCCTTCTTTGTCGCGGAAAGCTTCACTGGCTTCGGTGGCAAATACGTCAAGCTGGCCGATACCATCTCCGGCTTCAAGGAGCTCTGCTCGGGCAAGTACGACGATATCCCCGAACAGGCCTTCTACATGGTTGGTACCATCGAAGAAGCCATCGAGAAGGCAAAAACTCTCACCGAAGGGTAA
- a CDS encoding S8 family serine peptidase: MWILFFLCFLLCAAPASAADEDSIVLLMRGHSHRDADLRRIALDPEQLEALQTTAGVRLVAGPIQRDGSHLIHLPESADDGPTRETILTRLRAHPDVLYVDRPPPSIYDPTTEGSQTLDRLVILFRSPRLRDLSDRNNDFPAQDKKSLIRRAGVPLYIERPMSGGAWVIRLFQRMPVASVQAIAERIGADDSVSWVVPAVRGRFQNDPDDPLYADQWPLHDPVAGIQAPQAWEITTGSSDITVAVLDSGLRAQHPDLKSRVLPGYDFVSDVWRSGDYDGRDPDAADPGDAARNAECAPGAPPSPSSWHGTHVAGTIGAAADNQLGITGVDWSARLLPIRIGGKCGIDPIDLADGIRWAAGTVPSHESLPANPYPADIINLSIGFAGACPPYVQDAISDALAAGALVVAAAGNHATSAEQYYPANCSGVLSVYATNRRGARSAYSNYGRVHLAAPGGSAGGAPENAILSTINEGVTRPMKDHYGYKLGTSMAAPHVSGVAALILAASPDLEPGELFNVLTLSARDFPADAVAACTNFGPHSCGAGILDAGRALRSIEPGSTSRSRRFR, translated from the coding sequence GTGTGGATCCTTTTCTTTTTGTGCTTCCTTCTTTGCGCCGCGCCAGCTTCTGCCGCAGACGAAGACAGCATTGTTCTGCTGATGCGAGGCCATTCCCATCGCGACGCCGACCTGCGACGGATCGCACTTGACCCCGAGCAGCTGGAAGCTCTCCAGACGACCGCCGGCGTCAGACTCGTCGCCGGTCCGATACAACGCGATGGCTCTCACCTGATCCACCTTCCCGAGAGCGCCGACGATGGACCGACACGCGAAACGATTCTGACCAGACTCCGCGCGCACCCGGACGTCTTGTACGTCGACCGGCCACCACCATCCATTTACGACCCGACAACCGAGGGCAGCCAGACTCTCGACAGGCTGGTCATCCTCTTCCGAAGCCCCCGACTGCGGGACCTTTCCGACCGCAACAACGACTTCCCCGCTCAAGATAAAAAATCTCTGATCCGTCGAGCCGGGGTTCCTCTCTATATCGAACGACCGATGTCGGGAGGTGCCTGGGTGATCCGACTCTTCCAGCGGATGCCCGTTGCTTCCGTCCAGGCAATCGCCGAACGAATCGGGGCTGACGATTCCGTGAGTTGGGTCGTGCCCGCTGTTCGGGGCCGATTTCAAAACGATCCCGACGATCCGCTCTACGCCGACCAATGGCCGCTGCATGATCCTGTCGCCGGAATTCAAGCGCCTCAAGCATGGGAAATCACGACTGGATCGTCTGATATCACCGTCGCCGTTCTGGACTCCGGCTTGCGCGCCCAACACCCCGACCTGAAGTCGCGCGTTTTGCCGGGGTACGACTTCGTGAGTGATGTCTGGCGGTCGGGCGACTATGACGGTCGCGACCCCGATGCCGCCGACCCCGGAGACGCCGCGCGAAATGCCGAGTGTGCTCCCGGAGCCCCGCCCTCCCCTTCGAGTTGGCACGGCACTCATGTCGCCGGAACGATCGGCGCTGCAGCCGATAATCAGCTCGGAATCACAGGTGTGGACTGGTCGGCAAGGCTGCTTCCCATACGAATCGGTGGCAAATGTGGGATTGACCCAATCGATCTGGCAGACGGCATTCGCTGGGCCGCCGGCACGGTACCCTCGCATGAAAGTCTCCCTGCCAACCCTTACCCGGCGGATATCATCAATCTCAGCATCGGCTTCGCCGGAGCGTGCCCACCCTACGTTCAGGATGCGATCAGTGACGCGCTGGCAGCCGGCGCCTTGGTCGTTGCTGCCGCCGGAAACCACGCGACGTCAGCCGAGCAATACTATCCGGCGAATTGTTCCGGCGTCCTCTCGGTCTATGCGACCAACCGACGCGGCGCTCGATCAGCATACTCCAACTACGGACGGGTTCATCTCGCCGCGCCCGGCGGAAGCGCCGGCGGAGCGCCAGAGAATGCGATCCTTTCCACAATCAATGAGGGCGTCACTCGCCCGATGAAGGATCATTACGGATACAAACTGGGAACCAGTATGGCGGCGCCCCATGTGAGCGGCGTTGCAGCGTTAATTCTGGCGGCAAGCCCCGACCTGGAACCCGGAGAGCTTTTCAACGTATTAACTCTCTCGGCCCGTGACTTCCCTGCAGACGCAGTCGCTGCGTGCACGAACTTCGGACCTCATTCTTGCGGAGCGGGAATTCTGGACGCCGGCCGTGCCCTTCGATCGATCGAGCCGGGATCAACCAGTCGCTCTCGTCGGTTCCGCTAG